The DNA segment CATTTTCATGGTTGAAGACTGTCCGCATATCCCAAAGCTTTTTTTTAAATTTTTCTTCCCTATAGATTTACAAAAACGAAAATTTCAGCACTAGCTAAAATTCAGCGTTATGATACAAAAATAAAAGCACCAAGAAAAACACAACAAAAAGGCCGGGGCCGAGATTTGAACCCGAGTCCAGGGAGCCACAATCCCTGAGGATATCCAACTACCCTACCCCGGCTAAACTGCTCTATCTATTTTGATAGACATTGCTAATTAATATATCCATTTTTGTCTGCCGGAATTTTTCCGTCAGGAGACCATTAATATTGTTTTATGTGCCAATAATAGTCAGGTAATTTCTTAACGTCTGGTGATTTTTACTATACATAAAACGACAGCCAGTCATTTTTGGAGGGAATAATAATGGCTAAAAAGAAAAACAAGGACTCCAGCCAGGATTCAGGCAAGAAATCCATCAGAACACCTATTGTTTGCGTTCTCGGCCATGTTGACCACGGCAAGACATCTCTTCTGGACAAAATACGCGGCTCTTCCGTCGTAAACAAAGAAGAGGGGGCGATTACACAGCATATAGGTGCAACTGTGGTTCCCCTCGAGGCGATAGAGGAGATGAGCGGGACAAAGGGAAAAATGAATTTTGATGTCCCCGGTCTTCTGTTCATAGACACTCCCGGCCACCATGCGTTCACGACGCTCAGGTCAAGAGGCGGAGCACTCGCCGACATGGCAATCCTTGTCGTAGACATAAACGAAGGTTTTCAGCCGCAGACAATCGAGGCCCTTCATATACTGAGGAACTATAAGACCCCGTTTGTCGTTGCCGCAACCAAGATAGACAGGATACACGGGTGGAGAAAGACCCCTGACGCACCTTTCATGAAATGCTACATGCAGCAGAACGAAAGGGTCAAAAACGAACTCGAGACAAAGACATATGAGCTTGTCGGAAAACTGTCTGAAGAGGGTTTTAACTGCGAAAGATATGACAGGATAAGCGATTTCCAGAAAAACATCGCGATAGTTCCGGTAAGCGGGATTACGGGAGAAGGTCTGCCCGACCTTTTAATGGTAATGATAGGTCTTGCACAGCGCTATATGACCGAAAACCTGAAACTTACAGTCGAAGGCCCCGGAGTAGGGACAGTTCTGGAAGTAAAAGAGGAGCGCGGACTTGGGACGACTCTGGACGTAATACTCTTTGACGGGACTCTCGGGGTCGGCGACGAAATACTCGTCGGCGGAAATGACGAGGTAATATCCACAAAGGTGAGGTCACTTCTAAAGCCCAGGCCTATGCAGGAAATTCTTACCGAAGACAGGTTCGAAAGAGTAAAGTCAGTGAGCGCCGCAAGCGGAATCAAGGTTGCAGCACCGGGCCTTGACGGTGTCGTAGCAGGTTCTCCCCTTATGGTAATCAAAGGCGACATAAGCGAAATTGAGGAAAAAATTCTTCATGAAATGCAGGACATACAGGTCAAACTCTCGGAGGAGGGCATATTCATAAAGGCCGACACCATAGGCGCCCTTGAAGCCCTTTCAAAAGAGCTTGAGCAGCACAATATTCCTATTATGCGGGCAGAAGTAGGCCCTGTATCAAGGCATGACGTAATAGAGATTGCAACCGTCAAAAATCCCCTGATGTCGGTTCTCCTTGCATTCAACACCGCAAAACTTCCTGACGCATCCGAAATTCTGATGGAGAAGAACATGGACAAAGTGATGATCTTCGAGTCGGGAGTCATATATCACCTGATAGACGACTACCTCGAATGGGAGGAGAAGACCAGGCACGAGATGGAAAAACAGAGCTTTGAAAAGCTTGTCATGCCAGCCAAATTCACACTCCTTCCGGACTGCGTGTTCAGGCAGAACAACCCTGCCGTCGTAGGAATAAGGGTTCTTGGAGGAAAACTTCAGACCGGGGTGAAACTGATACACCCTGACGGCAGAAAGGTTGGAAACATCAAACAGATTAAGCAGGGCCAGGACAACATCCAGGAAGCGTGTGAAGGTGATGAGGTCGCGATATCAATAGAAGGGCCTACCGTCGGCCGCCAGATAAATGTCGGCGACACACTCTATGTGGACATCCCCGAAAACCATGTGAAAATCCTTGAAACCGAGATGTATTCCCATTTGGACGACAGCATGAAGGAGGTTCTTGGAGAGTTCACCCGCATGAAACGCAAAGACGAACCCTTCTGGGGAAAGTAGTCTTTTTAATGTTACAATTCAAAATTATAGAGACCTACATATTGGAGTCATAAAAAGAATGGCAGACTTAAAGATAGTCCTCTCCGACCCAAAGACAGGAAAGGCATACAACATCGATGCGACCAGCAGCATTGCAGGTGCACTTATAGGAAAGAAAATAGGACAGCAGATGAGCGCTGATTCACTCGGCTTCCCCGGTTACACAATCGAACTTACGGGCGCAACCGACAGAACGGGCATTCCGGC comes from the Methanomicrobium sp. W14 genome and includes:
- the infB gene encoding translation initiation factor IF-2; this translates as MAKKKNKDSSQDSGKKSIRTPIVCVLGHVDHGKTSLLDKIRGSSVVNKEEGAITQHIGATVVPLEAIEEMSGTKGKMNFDVPGLLFIDTPGHHAFTTLRSRGGALADMAILVVDINEGFQPQTIEALHILRNYKTPFVVAATKIDRIHGWRKTPDAPFMKCYMQQNERVKNELETKTYELVGKLSEEGFNCERYDRISDFQKNIAIVPVSGITGEGLPDLLMVMIGLAQRYMTENLKLTVEGPGVGTVLEVKEERGLGTTLDVILFDGTLGVGDEILVGGNDEVISTKVRSLLKPRPMQEILTEDRFERVKSVSAASGIKVAAPGLDGVVAGSPLMVIKGDISEIEEKILHEMQDIQVKLSEEGIFIKADTIGALEALSKELEQHNIPIMRAEVGPVSRHDVIEIATVKNPLMSVLLAFNTAKLPDASEILMEKNMDKVMIFESGVIYHLIDDYLEWEEKTRHEMEKQSFEKLVMPAKFTLLPDCVFRQNNPAVVGIRVLGGKLQTGVKLIHPDGRKVGNIKQIKQGQDNIQEACEGDEVAISIEGPTVGRQINVGDTLYVDIPENHVKILETEMYSHLDDSMKEVLGEFTRMKRKDEPFWGK